In a single window of the Acetivibrio clariflavus DSM 19732 genome:
- a CDS encoding biotin/lipoyl-containing protein, with amino-acid sequence MKKFLIKVNGNQYEVEVEEIRDGSSATEAVTYSAPEAKPAPAASPAPAPAAAPKKDSTAPAGATKVTAPMPGTILGVKVNPGDTVKKGQVLLILEAMKMENEIVAPVDGTIATVNVSKGTSVNAGDLLVSMN; translated from the coding sequence ATGAAGAAGTTTTTAATAAAGGTTAACGGAAATCAATATGAAGTGGAAGTGGAAGAAATTAGAGACGGTAGTTCAGCTACTGAAGCCGTTACATACAGTGCTCCTGAGGCAAAACCGGCTCCGGCAGCATCTCCTGCACCTGCACCGGCGGCAGCACCAAAGAAAGACAGTACAGCACCGGCAGGGGCAACAAAAGTTACAGCACCTATGCCAGGTACAATTCTCGGCGTAAAAGTAAATCCCGGAGATACAGTTAAAAAAGGTCAGGTATTGTTAATTCTCGAAGCCATGAAAATGGAAAACGAAATAGTTGCACCGGTTGACGGTACAATTGCAACAGTAAATGTATCAAAAGGAACTTCAGTAAATGCCGGAGATTTGTTAGTGTCAATGAATTAA
- a CDS encoding oxaloacetate decarboxylase subunit alpha codes for MAKVKITETVLRDAHQSLIATRMRIEEMIPILEKLDNIGYHSLEAWGGATFDACLRFLNEDPWERLRTIKKYCKKTKLQMLLRGQNLLGYKHYADDVVEYFVQKAVANGMDIIRIFDALNDPRNIETAIKACKKEGGHAQGTVCYTISPVHNLELFVKDAKQLVEMGADSICIKDMAGLLVPYTAYELVKAIKESVKVPVQLHTHYTSGVASMTYLKAIEAGCDIVDCAISPMSMGTSQPPTEPLVATLKDTPYDTGLDLAKLSEIADYFRPLKEKYVQSGLLDIKVMGVDVNTLIYQVPGGMLSNLVSQLKQSNAVDKFEEVLKEVPRVREDFGYPPLVTPTSQIVGTQAVLNVVTGERYKMVPKESKALVKGEYGRTPAPVNPEIQKKILNGEEPITARPADFIEPELQSIKEQMKEYLEQDEDILSYALFPQVAEKFFQYRKAQKYKIEPEMVDYENRVHPV; via the coding sequence ATGGCTAAAGTAAAAATTACCGAAACCGTTCTTAGGGACGCGCATCAGTCACTTATAGCTACAAGAATGAGAATTGAAGAAATGATCCCTATTTTGGAGAAGTTAGATAATATAGGATACCATTCGTTGGAAGCATGGGGAGGAGCTACCTTTGATGCCTGCTTAAGATTTTTGAATGAAGACCCATGGGAAAGACTTAGGACAATTAAAAAGTATTGTAAAAAGACAAAGCTTCAAATGCTTTTAAGAGGTCAAAACCTTTTAGGATACAAACACTATGCTGACGATGTTGTTGAATACTTTGTACAAAAGGCTGTTGCCAACGGTATGGACATCATAAGAATATTTGATGCCCTAAATGACCCAAGAAATATTGAAACAGCAATTAAGGCGTGTAAAAAAGAAGGCGGTCATGCCCAGGGAACAGTTTGCTATACAATAAGTCCTGTTCACAATCTTGAACTGTTTGTAAAGGACGCAAAACAACTGGTTGAAATGGGTGCCGACTCCATCTGTATTAAAGATATGGCAGGTTTGTTAGTGCCTTATACAGCTTATGAACTTGTAAAGGCAATTAAGGAGAGTGTTAAAGTACCTGTTCAGCTTCATACCCACTATACCAGTGGTGTTGCTTCAATGACTTACCTTAAAGCAATTGAGGCAGGATGTGATATAGTTGACTGTGCTATATCACCTATGTCAATGGGTACTTCTCAGCCACCAACTGAGCCGTTGGTTGCAACCTTAAAGGATACACCGTATGACACCGGTTTGGATCTCGCAAAGCTTAGTGAAATTGCCGATTACTTCAGACCGCTTAAGGAAAAATATGTTCAAAGCGGACTGTTGGATATCAAGGTTATGGGTGTAGATGTAAATACCCTTATATACCAAGTTCCTGGCGGTATGCTTTCAAACCTTGTTTCACAGCTTAAGCAGTCCAATGCTGTTGACAAGTTTGAAGAAGTGCTTAAAGAAGTACCGAGGGTTCGTGAAGATTTCGGATATCCGCCGCTCGTTACTCCTACCAGCCAGATAGTTGGAACACAGGCAGTATTGAATGTAGTAACCGGTGAGAGATACAAGATGGTGCCAAAAGAATCTAAAGCCCTTGTAAAAGGAGAATATGGAAGAACTCCTGCTCCAGTTAATCCAGAAATACAGAAGAAGATTTTAAATGGCGAAGAGCCTATAACAGCAAGGCCGGCTGACTTTATAGAACCTGAATTACAGTCAATTAAAGAGCAGATGAAGGAATACCTCGAGCAGGATGAGGATATACTTTCCTATGCACTATTCCCACAGGTTGCCGAGAAGTTCTTCCAATATCGTAAAGCGCAAAAGTATAAGATTGAGCCGGAAATGGTGGACTATGAAAACAGGGTACATCCCGTATAA
- a CDS encoding fibronectin type III domain-containing protein: MCKGQKIISLIISIVFIAQILVTNLSLPFSTAKVYAATEQISDYISEYSPDELPGNPSLDDNTDNLVPYVEKSSEQTVVTTPAVSESEESLPTESSTPISIETANPTGTLTVTPTPTPTILPTEAVAPTPIETVTPTILPTNTVTPAVTPTIVPTETVEPTPEVTPTPSPTETPTIPPTVTVTPVLPTPTPEESLITPTATALETPMVTPTPQVTMPEEITYNAPEVLDVVVSSSTITLTWEPIIGASGYIVYIDGIKVEIGNVSTYEIEGLKANTTYTITIMAFDEAGNFSPESEAINVLTLPDVVSDITTQATDTSVTLSWDKLSEIDGYDIEVDGELTEGLTSETYIHSNLLPNSKHSYRVRAKNASGCGEWSELISVTTMLESPLLATTITEDKVIITWGKVQGADEYEVIRDGIILCTTTELSYVDEDLVIGETYVYYVIAKNAEGNVSAAGKINVLFVNNTYINSNKVLNGDLTVMNLYLTGGTLNLNGYKLTVKGNLYQTGGTMYINGGSLEVEGDYKIEDGNYYCYAYLKMTNENDYVKVNGNFYTKSYYSHKGCLTAGVLEVKGNFTEKRNGQENNFYGSETHRVLLSGDTLQEVYLGDSVNSCFNILEITNVEGKEVKFTSPVSLNKLITNGCKVTSLEFKNREWKLTSDELINGELKLSGSTINLNGYKLTVKGNLYQTGGTMYINGGRLEVEGDYKIEDGNYYCYAYLKMTNENDYVKVNGNFYTKSYYSHKGCLTAGVLEVKGNFTEKEMAKRIIFMGVKHIEYY, encoded by the coding sequence ATGTGTAAAGGTCAAAAAATAATTTCACTAATCATTTCTATAGTCTTTATTGCTCAGATATTAGTTACAAATTTATCTTTGCCTTTTAGTACAGCAAAGGTATATGCTGCAACTGAACAGATATCTGATTACATTTCAGAATATTCTCCTGACGAATTACCGGGAAATCCAAGTTTAGACGATAATACGGATAACTTGGTGCCTTATGTAGAGAAATCAAGTGAACAAACGGTAGTTACAACGCCAGCGGTATCTGAATCTGAAGAATCACTTCCAACTGAAAGTTCAACACCAATATCAATAGAGACAGCAAACCCAACTGGCACGTTGACAGTAACACCTACACCAACTCCAACAATATTGCCTACAGAAGCAGTAGCGCCAACACCTATCGAAACAGTGACTCCAACAATATTACCAACCAATACAGTGACACCGGCAGTAACTCCAACAATAGTACCTACAGAAACAGTAGAGCCAACACCGGAAGTAACACCAACTCCATCTCCAACAGAAACACCAACAATACCACCAACGGTAACAGTGACACCAGTATTACCTACACCAACACCAGAAGAGTCATTAATAACACCAACAGCAACTGCATTAGAAACACCAATGGTAACACCAACACCTCAAGTGACTATGCCGGAAGAAATTACATATAATGCTCCCGAGGTTTTAGATGTTGTTGTTTCAAGTTCAACTATTACTTTAACTTGGGAGCCAATAATCGGAGCATCAGGATATATTGTATATATTGATGGTATAAAAGTTGAAATAGGTAATGTTTCAACTTATGAAATTGAGGGCTTAAAAGCAAATACAACTTATACTATAACCATTATGGCCTTTGATGAAGCCGGAAATTTCTCTCCAGAGAGTGAGGCTATCAATGTACTTACTTTGCCGGATGTAGTATCAGACATAACTACTCAAGCAACTGATACAAGTGTTACTTTATCATGGGATAAATTAAGTGAAATAGATGGATATGATATAGAAGTAGATGGTGAATTGACTGAAGGATTGACAAGTGAGACATATATCCATTCTAACTTACTGCCTAATTCGAAACATTCTTACAGAGTAAGGGCAAAAAATGCATCAGGCTGTGGTGAATGGAGTGAACTAATTTCAGTAACCACAATGCTTGAAAGTCCTCTATTAGCAACTACAATAACTGAGGATAAAGTCATTATCACTTGGGGCAAGGTTCAAGGTGCGGATGAGTATGAAGTAATAAGAGATGGGATTATATTATGTACTACGACTGAATTGAGTTATGTAGATGAAGATTTGGTTATTGGTGAAACCTATGTATATTATGTTATAGCCAAAAATGCAGAAGGTAACGTATCAGCTGCAGGCAAAATAAATGTATTATTCGTAAATAATACCTATATTAATAGTAATAAAGTTTTAAATGGTGACCTGACAGTGATGAATTTGTACCTTACTGGAGGTACATTAAACTTAAACGGTTATAAGTTAACAGTAAAAGGAAACCTCTATCAAACAGGCGGAACGATGTATATAAATGGAGGAAGCCTAGAAGTAGAAGGAGATTATAAAATAGAGGATGGTAATTATTATTGCTATGCGTATTTAAAAATGACAAATGAAAATGACTATGTAAAAGTAAATGGGAACTTTTATACAAAGTCGTATTATAGCCACAAGGGATGTTTAACAGCCGGGGTGTTAGAGGTAAAGGGTAATTTTACGGAAAAAAGAAATGGCCAAGAGAATAATTTTTATGGGAGTGAAACACATAGAGTACTATTAAGTGGAGATACTTTGCAAGAAGTATACTTGGGAGATTCGGTGAATTCCTGTTTCAATATATTAGAAATAACAAATGTAGAAGGGAAAGAAGTAAAGTTTACAAGTCCAGTTTCGTTAAATAAATTAATAACAAACGGGTGTAAAGTAACGTCACTTGAATTTAAAAATAGAGAATGGAAATTGACAAGTGATGAATTGATAAATGGGGAATTAAAATTATCAGGTTCAACAATTAATTTAAACGGTTATAAGTTAACGGTAAAAGGGAATCTCTATCAAACAGGCGGAACGATGTATATAAATGGAGGAAGGCTGGAAGTAGAAGGAGATTATAAAATAGAGGATGGTAATTATTATTGCTATGCGTATTTAAAAATGACAAATGAAAATGACTATGTAAAAGTAAATGGGAACTTTTATACAAAGTCGTATTATAGCCACAAGGGATGTTTAACAGCCGGGGTGTTAGAGGTAAAGGGTAATTTTACGGAAAAAGAAATGGCCAAGAGAATAATTTTTATGGGAGTGAAACACATAGAGTACTATTAA